One genomic region from Jilunia laotingensis encodes:
- a CDS encoding choice-of-anchor J domain-containing protein, giving the protein MKKQIITFLVIFVTLFSVDLTAQNISKVKVPVQHGKTHANLRWLESKPLLSSNFKTSIVPFKLPKNYSLDDKNIARSVGDGTNINGCVIYADDWTDANMHYGMYSLEARRGFAVNPIAENENMKSTAAGYAKGKYYVFNVTQIFGNILGISCRIYNADTWEEENGFDNERIWNNVPITSLAYDVVSDKAYALTFGSGPEEICLSAMNLENGTFEKVCTVSQGYYTLSSALDGTFYAISEDGSLYKIEKDGTETYIGSTGLSPKHMQSAACDPATGKLYWAFKNATDAALYEVNTQTATAYKIDDMPNGEEIIGVYIEAPEVKATAPASVTELKFTPNAEGSLTGTLSCVAPLKNQKGDNLSGTLKVALYSEMNKILEETVTCGTTVKKENYTFNANELYTIYAIASNNEGSSPKQSITVYVGKDVASAPTDVVLSINDKQATLKWNAPTKGLNDGYIDLSQVSYKIVRHVDGDQGTLIGTTEPGATTYMDKLPDVTAKYCYAITPIYDGKEGGTALSNQVVSAGVLELPFYDEFDDGEWCNSLYTYLDLDQDGHDNMSEWFWKEDEQLMQFCADNEHVGNDWLITPAIHLDGKNLYDLEFSINMGEPSNLRVTIGTSTDPKDHQVIMDLNNIYESSQSYHSATIKAPKDGNYYIGFYAYSGLESFYLNLFDIRLEAGQSTDVPDSVYNLKVIPAAMGESSAEISFNAPTALINGELLTDPFKVNVYRNDGLVKEFEVTPGQAISWTDNTPDMGYNEYRFIGMMGDQEGLAASKNVWVGPDISEPVKNMTMKTVDGNMHVLLNWEAPEKGANGGYFNINDVTYTIWRSNGDEDFTPLKSNLKKLTYTDTQIEEELDGEQDIRYYAVTADTKSGCSEAEARYLVVGTPYKIPVQESFADGVTHIQPWTAHTLGDAFGWETIFKEDGGVYPQDNDRGMLRLYNWWGGYCDGRLTTPVLDFSGSRNPSFSFFMFHWNAADVEADNGQTKMIVEISVDGGEFQQIGEEITAGYERAGWVEHRISLAEFKDAQRVQIGLRGITDNSWMYYYVDNIHIEEQEEYDLAVFGFEGTKQVYINEEGTYKLRYFNRGLKAATGYAINLYQDGNMVQTLNGEEIQPGETKEIDMKIVLNASKAGKESAFYAEIVYDKDGNTENNQSATVNTTVNSIWYPVVEDLSGVINDDEVTLTWTAPVIPAEIVETEDGVEDYEPFAITSIGDWITYDGDRTKSGYLGDLPVWPHQGEDQAFQVWAFGYLEGADAKDFPALQPRTGEQCFISWHANENVLDADGTWYPAHNDDYLISPAVLGGSKVSFYIHRINEKTEGEHYQVMYSTTTQEPEAFKVLTEGDAGFDWEKVEVTLPADARYFAIHYITPESRWGILIDDITYTSGIFGLKIKGFNVYRDGKKLNDTLLTEPTFKDSNLPEGTHQYQVSVVYESGESEASEAVELSFSSGINDVEALLNVYAEGDHIVVVTENAQLVSIYTVDGKAVISRSVTGKAGFQVVKGMYIVKIGEKVTKVIVNE; this is encoded by the coding sequence ATGAAAAAACAAATTATTACGTTTTTAGTGATTTTTGTTACCTTATTTTCTGTAGATCTAACTGCTCAGAATATTTCTAAGGTAAAAGTGCCGGTTCAACATGGCAAAACTCATGCAAACCTACGGTGGTTAGAGAGTAAGCCTTTGCTCTCAAGTAATTTTAAGACTTCTATTGTACCATTTAAACTGCCTAAAAATTACAGTTTAGATGATAAAAATATAGCCCGATCGGTGGGTGATGGAACCAATATTAATGGTTGTGTGATATATGCGGACGATTGGACTGATGCAAATATGCATTATGGCATGTATTCATTAGAAGCAAGGAGGGGATTTGCCGTTAATCCGATAGCTGAAAATGAAAACATGAAATCTACAGCTGCCGGATATGCCAAAGGTAAATATTATGTGTTTAATGTAACTCAAATATTTGGAAATATTTTGGGGATATCCTGTCGTATTTATAATGCTGACACATGGGAAGAAGAAAATGGGTTCGACAATGAAAGGATATGGAACAATGTACCCATCACTTCATTGGCCTATGATGTTGTATCGGACAAAGCGTATGCATTGACTTTTGGTTCCGGACCGGAAGAGATTTGCTTAAGCGCAATGAATTTGGAAAACGGAACTTTCGAGAAAGTGTGTACTGTCAGTCAGGGCTATTATACCCTTTCATCCGCTTTAGATGGGACATTCTATGCCATTTCAGAAGATGGTTCCTTATATAAAATAGAAAAGGATGGGACGGAAACTTATATCGGTTCTACCGGATTGTCTCCCAAACACATGCAGTCTGCCGCCTGTGATCCAGCTACTGGAAAATTATACTGGGCGTTTAAAAATGCCACGGATGCGGCTTTATATGAAGTAAATACGCAAACGGCCACAGCCTATAAAATCGATGATATGCCTAATGGTGAAGAGATCATAGGCGTCTATATTGAAGCACCGGAAGTAAAAGCAACCGCTCCGGCTTCCGTTACAGAATTAAAATTCACACCGAATGCGGAAGGAAGTTTGACCGGAACTTTATCTTGCGTGGCTCCGCTCAAGAATCAGAAAGGAGACAATTTGTCGGGTACATTGAAAGTCGCCCTTTATTCCGAAATGAACAAAATTTTGGAAGAGACGGTGACTTGTGGAACCACGGTCAAAAAAGAAAACTATACGTTTAATGCCAATGAGTTATATACTATTTATGCGATTGCTTCCAACAATGAGGGCAGCAGCCCAAAACAGAGTATTACCGTTTATGTCGGCAAAGATGTTGCTAGCGCTCCGACGGATGTGGTGCTGAGTATCAATGACAAACAGGCTACATTGAAATGGAATGCGCCAACTAAAGGACTAAATGACGGGTATATTGATCTTTCTCAAGTTTCATACAAAATAGTACGCCATGTTGATGGAGATCAAGGTACATTGATTGGTACTACCGAGCCAGGAGCTACGACCTATATGGATAAACTACCTGATGTTACCGCTAAATATTGTTATGCCATAACTCCCATATATGATGGCAAAGAAGGTGGGACTGCCCTGTCTAATCAGGTTGTTTCTGCCGGAGTTTTGGAGTTGCCTTTCTATGATGAATTTGATGACGGGGAATGGTGTAATTCCCTGTACACTTATCTCGACTTGGATCAAGACGGACATGACAACATGAGCGAATGGTTCTGGAAAGAAGACGAACAGCTGATGCAGTTCTGTGCAGACAATGAGCATGTCGGCAACGATTGGCTGATAACTCCGGCTATCCATTTGGATGGTAAAAACCTGTATGACCTTGAATTTAGTATAAACATGGGTGAGCCTTCTAATTTGAGAGTGACGATCGGAACCTCTACGGATCCTAAAGATCACCAAGTCATCATGGATCTGAATAATATCTATGAAAGTTCACAGAGCTACCATTCCGCCACAATAAAAGCTCCTAAGGACGGGAACTATTATATCGGTTTCTACGCATACAGCGGTCTGGAAAGTTTCTATTTAAATTTGTTTGATATTAGATTGGAGGCAGGGCAATCTACTGATGTGCCGGATTCCGTATATAATCTTAAGGTCATTCCTGCCGCCATGGGAGAATCGTCTGCTGAAATATCTTTTAATGCTCCGACGGCATTAATCAATGGTGAACTATTGACTGATCCTTTCAAGGTTAATGTTTATCGAAATGATGGATTGGTGAAAGAGTTTGAAGTGACTCCCGGACAGGCTATAAGTTGGACCGACAATACCCCCGATATGGGATATAATGAATACCGTTTCATCGGTATGATGGGAGATCAGGAAGGTTTGGCCGCTTCTAAAAATGTATGGGTGGGGCCTGACATCTCAGAACCGGTAAAAAATATGACTATGAAGACGGTGGATGGCAATATGCACGTACTACTTAATTGGGAAGCTCCGGAGAAAGGTGCGAACGGTGGATACTTTAATATCAATGATGTAACTTACACTATATGGCGTAGTAACGGTGATGAAGATTTTACACCGTTGAAAAGCAATTTAAAGAAGTTGACTTATACGGATACCCAAATTGAAGAGGAGCTGGATGGAGAGCAGGATATTCGTTATTATGCTGTAACGGCAGATACAAAGAGCGGATGTAGTGAAGCAGAAGCACGATACCTCGTTGTAGGTACTCCTTACAAAATACCGGTACAAGAATCCTTTGCTGACGGGGTCACACATATTCAGCCTTGGACTGCCCATACTTTGGGAGACGCGTTTGGTTGGGAAACGATTTTCAAAGAGGATGGTGGCGTCTATCCGCAGGACAATGACCGGGGAATGTTACGGCTTTATAATTGGTGGGGCGGATATTGCGATGGTCGTTTGACAACTCCTGTATTGGATTTCAGTGGAAGTAGAAATCCGTCATTCAGTTTCTTCATGTTCCATTGGAATGCCGCTGATGTGGAAGCTGACAACGGCCAGACCAAAATGATCGTTGAGATCTCTGTTGACGGAGGTGAATTCCAGCAGATAGGAGAAGAGATTACGGCAGGTTACGAACGAGCAGGATGGGTGGAACATCGGATTTCATTGGCCGAATTCAAGGATGCCCAACGGGTGCAAATCGGATTGAGAGGAATTACCGATAATAGCTGGATGTATTATTATGTGGATAACATCCATATTGAAGAGCAGGAAGAATATGACTTGGCCGTATTTGGATTTGAAGGAACGAAGCAAGTATATATAAACGAGGAAGGCACCTACAAGTTACGGTACTTTAATCGTGGTCTCAAAGCTGCTACCGGATATGCCATTAATTTATATCAAGACGGAAATATGGTACAAACCCTGAACGGTGAAGAAATCCAACCGGGTGAAACTAAAGAGATAGATATGAAAATCGTGTTGAATGCATCGAAAGCAGGTAAGGAAAGTGCTTTCTATGCTGAAATTGTTTATGATAAGGATGGAAACACTGAAAATAATCAAAGTGCCACAGTGAATACTACGGTCAATAGCATATGGTATCCCGTCGTAGAAGATCTGAGCGGAGTGATAAACGATGACGAAGTGACTTTGACATGGACGGCTCCCGTAATTCCTGCGGAGATTGTTGAAACGGAAGACGGTGTGGAAGACTATGAACCGTTCGCCATTACCAGCATAGGCGACTGGATTACATACGATGGTGACCGGACGAAATCAGGTTACTTAGGAGATTTGCCGGTATGGCCGCATCAAGGAGAGGATCAGGCATTCCAAGTCTGGGCATTCGGGTATTTGGAAGGTGCCGATGCCAAGGATTTTCCGGCTTTACAACCGAGAACCGGAGAGCAGTGCTTCATCTCTTGGCATGCAAACGAGAACGTGTTGGATGCAGATGGTACTTGGTACCCAGCACATAACGATGATTATTTGATCTCTCCTGCCGTATTGGGAGGTTCAAAAGTCAGTTTCTACATCCATCGTATCAACGAGAAAACAGAGGGGGAGCATTATCAAGTCATGTATTCCACCACCACACAGGAACCGGAAGCATTTAAGGTCTTGACCGAAGGGGATGCCGGGTTTGACTGGGAAAAAGTAGAGGTTACATTACCCGCTGACGCTCGTTATTTTGCCATCCATTATATAACTCCTGAAAGTAGGTGGGGCATTTTAATTGATGATATAACTTATACATCCGGCATATTCGGATTGAAAATAAAAGGGTTCAATGTATATCGTGATGGTAAAAAACTCAATGACACTCTGCTGACCGAGCCTACCTTCAAGGATTCCAATCTGCCGGAAGGAACACATCAGTATCAAGTGTCTGTTGTGTATGAAAGTGGTGAATCGGAGGCTTCGGAAGCGGTGGAATTATCTTTCAGCAGCGGTATTAACGACGTTGAAGCGTTGCTTAATGTGTATGCGGAAGGTGACCACATTGTGGTAGTCACAGAAAATGCACAGCTGGTATCGATTTATACGGTAGACGGGAAGGCTGTCATCTCTCGTTCTGTCACAGGAAAAGCTGGTTTCCAAGTGGTAAAGGGCATGTATATTGTTAAAATCGGAGAAAAAGTAACGAAAGTTATTGTTAATGAATAA
- a CDS encoding AbgT family transporter, whose amino-acid sequence MKNNKRHIPHPATMFLILTMAVVFLSWIFDIYGLSVTLPQTGEEIRVQSVLSPEGIRWLLRHVITNFTGFAPLGMVIVAMFGIGVAQHSGFIDACIRRGIRGKQEKRKIILWVIVLGLLSNVVGDAGYIILLPIAAALFHSVGLHPVAGIIAAYASVACGYSANIVLSTMDPLLARTTEEAAVASGIEHGNTGPLCNYYFLFVSTFLITGVAYWVTRWKLLPAMGNYEGNIHFNGYKPVSRKERRALIMAIIVGIIYILFVLWSTFSSYGILRGVSGNLMRSPFIMGILFLISLGAGLMGMIYGFSSGRYRTDIDVIEGLAQPMKLLSVYFVIAFFAAQMFACFEYSHLDKCLAMIGANVLLSVHLGNLPTLILFILFTAIINLIMVSATSKWSFMSFIFIPMFAQMGIAPDVTQCAFRIGDSSSNALTPFLFYMPLVLTYMQQYDPQSSYLSLIKYTWRYSVYILVTWTLLFIIWYLTGLPLGL is encoded by the coding sequence ATGAAGAATAATAAACGGCATATTCCGCATCCCGCCACAATGTTTTTAATTCTGACGATGGCTGTTGTTTTCCTTTCATGGATTTTTGATATTTATGGGTTAAGTGTAACGTTGCCGCAGACGGGGGAAGAAATACGTGTGCAAAGCGTCCTTAGTCCTGAGGGAATTCGTTGGTTATTACGTCATGTCATAACTAACTTTACAGGTTTTGCACCATTAGGAATGGTAATAGTTGCCATGTTTGGTATAGGAGTAGCTCAACATTCTGGTTTCATTGATGCTTGTATTCGTCGTGGGATTCGTGGTAAACAAGAGAAAAGAAAAATTATTCTATGGGTTATTGTTTTAGGTTTACTCTCAAATGTGGTGGGTGATGCCGGTTATATTATATTGCTTCCCATAGCCGCTGCCTTATTTCATTCAGTAGGGCTTCATCCTGTAGCTGGAATCATTGCAGCTTATGCTTCCGTTGCATGTGGATATAGTGCCAATATTGTTCTTAGTACTATGGACCCTTTGTTAGCCCGCACAACAGAAGAAGCGGCTGTGGCGAGCGGTATAGAGCATGGAAATACGGGTCCTCTGTGCAATTACTATTTTCTGTTTGTTTCTACCTTTCTTATTACTGGCGTTGCATATTGGGTTACTCGCTGGAAGTTGCTTCCTGCTATGGGAAATTATGAAGGTAATATTCATTTTAATGGTTACAAGCCTGTGTCGAGGAAAGAACGTCGAGCGCTCATAATGGCGATTATAGTTGGCATTATTTATATACTGTTTGTACTTTGGTCTACCTTTTCTTCATATGGTATTCTTCGTGGTGTGAGTGGTAATCTAATGCGATCCCCATTTATTATGGGCATACTCTTCCTTATCTCTTTAGGTGCCGGATTAATGGGTATGATTTATGGCTTTAGTTCCGGTCGTTATCGAACAGATATCGATGTCATTGAAGGATTGGCACAACCAATGAAATTGCTGAGTGTTTATTTTGTAATTGCATTTTTTGCAGCACAGATGTTTGCATGTTTCGAGTATTCTCATCTTGATAAATGTTTAGCCATGATAGGAGCTAATGTGCTTTTGTCTGTTCATTTGGGAAACTTACCTACACTCATTTTATTTATATTGTTTACTGCCATTATCAATCTTATTATGGTATCAGCTACTTCCAAATGGTCTTTTATGTCTTTCATCTTTATCCCTATGTTTGCTCAAATGGGTATTGCACCTGATGTAACACAATGTGCTTTCCGAATAGGTGATAGTTCTTCCAATGCCTTAACACCTTTTTTATTCTATATGCCTTTAGTGCTAACATATATGCAACAATATGATCCACAATCTTCCTACCTTTCCCTTATAAAATATACGTGGCGCTATTCAGTATATATTTTAGTAACTTGGACTTTGTTATTTATTATATGGTATTTAACTGGCTTACCATTAGGATTATAG
- a CDS encoding DUF5932 domain-containing protein — MEDKKFKVIIVEDVKLELKGTEEIFRHEIPNAEVIGTAMTEAEFWPLMEAELPDLVLLDLGLGGSTTIGVDICRNIFKKYKGVRVLIFTGEILNEKLWIDVLNAGADGIILKTGELLTKIDVQAVMDGKKYVFNYPILEKIIDRFKISVSNDAKRQEAVINYDIDEYDERFLRHLALGYTKEMIANLKGMPFGVKSLEKRQNDLITRLFPNGERVGVNATRLVVRALELRILDLDSLDADEE, encoded by the coding sequence ATGGAAGATAAGAAGTTTAAAGTGATAATTGTAGAAGATGTTAAGTTAGAACTAAAAGGTACGGAAGAAATTTTTCGACATGAAATACCTAATGCAGAAGTGATAGGAACAGCTATGACAGAGGCTGAATTTTGGCCACTAATGGAAGCTGAACTTCCTGATCTTGTGCTTCTAGACTTGGGATTAGGAGGCTCTACGACAATAGGGGTTGATATTTGTCGTAATATCTTCAAGAAATATAAAGGGGTCCGTGTTTTAATTTTTACAGGAGAAATATTGAACGAAAAGCTTTGGATAGATGTTTTGAATGCTGGGGCAGATGGTATTATACTGAAAACGGGTGAATTACTGACTAAAATAGATGTACAGGCTGTGATGGATGGTAAAAAATATGTATTTAACTATCCTATATTAGAAAAAATTATCGATCGTTTCAAAATATCGGTCTCTAATGATGCAAAACGCCAAGAGGCTGTAATCAATTATGATATAGATGAATACGATGAACGTTTTTTGCGACATTTGGCGCTAGGATACACTAAGGAGATGATCGCTAATCTAAAGGGTATGCCTTTTGGTGTAAAATCTTTGGAGAAACGCCAGAACGATTTAATAACTCGCTTATTCCCGAACGGAGAGAGGGTAGGGGTAAATGCTACTCGTCTGGTGGTACGTGCTCTTGAACTACGGATTCTTGATCTTGATAGTTTGGATGCAGATGAAGAATAA
- a CDS encoding DUF5113 domain-containing protein gives MKNRRFSIYLLFLLGLSSLFSCVGTAPTKEMRLIDSLNRCAYAYRYKNLDSSYRPAIKAYNYARLYKQGKAEACNNLGFCAFMEMDFDRAERLHKEVYGLTKNELELLIADVGLMKIYQRTGMNKEYYDFRNSAIRRMRRIREDSNVFTDKHEMLRMNYAFTEFFIVSAVYYYYLQQRPEAIASLNRIPQNEALDTDTNQYLYFHYIKGSAALCESDTPDERKLCEFDELYTTWRIASKNGYLYFAGNGLQGLAELMTSNTDFDFFLSSRFHILKQFDMPLDTLLPLRLAEKALEIFREYDDLYQIAGTYVSIGKYLNSHGLYSEALDSLSKALDYVNYHHFTYYHSGVDTLDKLQPIVYSDSVSTERSWLGKEKVKTVPEWISKIREQLSVSYAGLGMKRESDYNRNIYLDILNDTRQDKELESRYAYLEAESKQLNIVLFFVIIGLILVSILFWIFNKRSKIKNHIYTERLQQTLALCRDITASIPMNVPLIQKGIDQLFGEGRVILDILETGKVEFITHNRLNRDEQALIHVLSPYIEWAIDNEQAIASLSDERNQLEKQRYVYEQHIAANKRQNLIKKSCLAIVNGINPFIDRILNEVYKLTEKGFIHNEPVKKEKYQYIDELVTTINEYNDILALWIKMKQGTLSLNIETFSLSELFNLLSKGRKAFEMKKQTLSIESTDILVKADKALTLFMINTLAENARKFTHEGGKICIYARQTNEYVEISIKDNGRGLSAEDIERIVSEKVYDSRVIGMNDSEDTEILRKSKGSGFGLMNCKGIIEKYRKTNDLFRVCTFNVESESGRGSRFYFRLPLGVRKIITILICLLLPATVFSSCNYEKEKEFVSTGQDSLIRAVDSEYDRLLHIASDYADAAYFSNIDGNYEVTLQYADSAIMLLNEHYKKYNPSPKLYMELIDEGIPAEISWWNEMFDTDYFIILDIRNEAAVAFLALKQINGYTYNNAAYTALYKLQSKDQSLEGYCRQLERSTTNKIVGVILCILLLVVALLGYYLIYIRKRLSNRLNLEQVLEINKKVFASSLIRSQESPDLLQREEDTLKEIPQRLVDEAFDTINELLTINCLSLAVYNETSHRLEFASNPRLDIMPDIMQSCFDEQKYITDDLMQAIPLIVDAGNERQCVGVLCLERREGSNLETDRLLFELVARYVSIVVFNAIVKLAMKFRDIESAYEETQRASWEDSMLHVQNMVLDNCLSTIKHETIYYPNKIKQIISRLNNQKLTESEELENIEAIRELIEYYKGIFTILSSCASRQLEEVTFRRTTIAVRDLTNYADRYFRKVNKGKVHVDFQIESIDAQIVGDINQLRFLLENLIDEALHVLEDGLLILRTVENNEYIRFIFTDTRRKKTIEELNQLFYPNLTRMTSSDKGELRGTEYLICKQIIRDHDEFAGRRGCRINAEPAENGGFSVYFTIPKR, from the coding sequence ATGAAGAATCGACGCTTTTCTATATATCTCTTGTTCCTGTTGGGGCTTTCATCGCTCTTTTCGTGTGTCGGTACAGCACCCACTAAAGAAATGCGTCTTATTGATTCTCTCAATCGCTGTGCTTATGCATATCGTTACAAGAATCTTGATTCTTCCTATCGCCCTGCCATAAAAGCTTATAATTATGCGCGACTCTACAAACAAGGCAAAGCAGAAGCTTGTAACAATTTAGGATTCTGTGCATTTATGGAGATGGACTTCGATAGGGCTGAACGATTACACAAAGAAGTTTATGGATTAACAAAGAATGAATTGGAATTGCTTATTGCAGATGTTGGGCTTATGAAAATTTACCAGCGTACAGGCATGAATAAAGAGTATTATGATTTTCGTAATAGTGCTATTCGGAGGATGAGACGTATTCGCGAAGATAGTAATGTTTTCACAGATAAACATGAGATGTTACGGATGAATTATGCATTTACAGAATTTTTTATAGTCTCTGCAGTTTACTATTATTATCTTCAACAACGTCCGGAGGCAATAGCTTCACTTAACAGGATTCCACAAAATGAAGCACTTGATACCGATACAAATCAATATCTGTATTTTCACTATATTAAAGGTTCTGCAGCTTTGTGTGAAAGTGATACACCTGATGAACGAAAGCTTTGTGAATTTGATGAACTTTATACTACTTGGCGTATAGCTTCTAAAAACGGTTATTTATATTTTGCTGGTAATGGTTTACAAGGATTAGCGGAATTGATGACTTCAAACACTGATTTCGATTTTTTTCTTTCAAGTCGTTTTCATATATTGAAACAATTTGATATGCCGCTTGACACTTTGTTGCCTTTACGATTAGCTGAAAAAGCATTGGAGATTTTTCGGGAATATGATGATCTTTATCAAATTGCAGGTACTTATGTTTCAATCGGGAAATACCTTAATAGTCATGGATTGTATTCTGAAGCATTAGATTCTTTAAGTAAAGCATTGGATTATGTAAATTATCACCATTTTACTTATTACCATTCGGGTGTTGATACTTTGGATAAATTGCAACCTATTGTTTATTCTGATTCTGTATCAACTGAAAGATCTTGGTTGGGTAAAGAAAAGGTCAAAACTGTTCCCGAATGGATTTCTAAAATCCGTGAGCAGTTAAGTGTGTCATATGCTGGGTTAGGCATGAAACGGGAATCGGATTATAATAGGAATATATATTTGGATATATTAAACGATACTCGTCAGGATAAGGAGTTAGAAAGTCGATATGCTTATCTTGAAGCAGAATCAAAGCAATTGAATATCGTGCTATTCTTTGTAATTATAGGATTGATATTAGTTTCTATTCTATTTTGGATATTTAATAAGCGTTCGAAAATAAAGAATCATATTTATACAGAACGTTTGCAACAAACACTGGCTCTTTGTCGGGACATTACGGCTTCTATACCGATGAATGTTCCACTGATTCAAAAAGGAATAGATCAATTATTTGGAGAAGGACGAGTAATATTGGATATATTGGAAACTGGCAAAGTTGAATTTATCACTCACAATCGGTTAAATCGCGATGAGCAAGCTTTGATACATGTATTATCCCCTTATATTGAATGGGCTATAGATAATGAGCAGGCCATAGCATCATTAAGTGATGAGCGCAACCAATTGGAAAAGCAACGTTATGTTTATGAACAACATATTGCAGCAAATAAACGTCAAAATCTGATTAAGAAGTCATGTCTTGCTATTGTGAATGGAATAAACCCTTTTATCGATCGTATATTGAATGAAGTGTATAAACTGACAGAAAAGGGCTTTATCCATAACGAACCTGTTAAAAAAGAAAAATATCAGTATATTGACGAATTAGTCACTACAATTAATGAATATAATGATATACTTGCCCTATGGATAAAAATGAAACAAGGGACTTTGAGCTTGAATATAGAAACATTTAGTTTGAGTGAACTTTTTAACTTATTGTCCAAAGGCCGTAAAGCTTTTGAAATGAAAAAGCAAACGCTTTCAATAGAGTCCACGGATATTTTGGTCAAAGCAGATAAAGCTCTGACATTATTCATGATAAATACATTGGCCGAAAATGCTCGTAAGTTTACTCATGAAGGTGGTAAAATATGTATTTATGCCCGTCAAACGAATGAGTATGTAGAAATTTCCATCAAAGATAATGGACGTGGACTGTCTGCTGAAGATATAGAACGAATTGTGAGTGAAAAAGTTTATGATTCACGGGTTATCGGTATGAATGATTCCGAAGATACTGAAATATTAAGAAAAAGTAAGGGAAGTGGTTTCGGTCTGATGAATTGTAAGGGAATTATTGAAAAATATCGTAAGACAAATGACTTGTTTCGTGTTTGTACTTTCAATGTCGAAAGTGAATCTGGACGGGGAAGTCGTTTTTATTTTCGTCTTCCATTAGGAGTACGTAAGATAATTACGATTTTAATTTGTTTGTTACTACCTGCTACTGTTTTTTCATCGTGTAATTATGAAAAAGAGAAAGAATTTGTTTCTACGGGGCAAGATTCTCTTATAAGAGCAGTTGATTCTGAATATGATCGATTATTACATATTGCTTCAGATTATGCTGATGCTGCTTACTTTTCGAATATTGACGGAAATTATGAAGTGACATTGCAATATGCGGATTCAGCCATTATGCTGTTGAATGAACATTATAAGAAATATAACCCTTCCCCAAAACTTTATATGGAGTTGATAGATGAGGGTATACCTGCTGAAATTTCTTGGTGGAATGAGATGTTCGATACAGATTATTTTATAATTCTAGATATTCGAAATGAGGCAGCTGTGGCATTTTTGGCATTAAAGCAAATCAACGGATATACATATAATAATGCCGCTTATACGGCACTTTACAAATTGCAAAGTAAAGATCAGTCTCTTGAGGGATATTGTCGACAATTAGAGCGTTCTACGACCAATAAAATTGTTGGTGTTATTCTCTGTATTTTATTATTGGTTGTAGCTTTATTGGGTTATTATTTGATTTACATTCGTAAGCGACTGTCGAATCGTTTGAATTTGGAACAGGTGTTGGAAATAAATAAGAAAGTTTTCGCTTCTTCGCTTATCCGTTCTCAGGAATCTCCAGATCTTTTGCAACGCGAGGAAGACACTTTGAAAGAGATCCCTCAGCGTCTTGTAGACGAAGCTTTTGACACTATCAATGAATTGTTGACTATCAATTGTTTAAGTCTTGCCGTATATAACGAAACAAGTCATCGGCTTGAATTTGCATCCAATCCCCGTTTAGATATAATGCCGGATATAATGCAAAGTTGTTTTGACGAACAAAAATATATTACAGATGATCTTATGCAAGCTATTCCTCTAATTGTGGATGCAGGTAATGAGCGTCAATGTGTAGGGGTGTTGTGCTTGGAGCGTAGAGAAGGTTCAAATTTGGAAACAGATCGTCTTCTATTTGAGCTGGTTGCACGCTATGTTTCTATTGTAGTATTCAATGCAATTGTAAAGTTGGCAATGAAATTCCGGGATATAGAGTCAGCGTATGAGGAGACACAACGGGCATCTTGGGAGGATAGTATGTTGCATGTACAAAATATGGTACTCGATAATTGTCTTTCAACCATTAAACATGAAACAATCTATTATCCAAACAAGATAAAACAGATTATAAGTCGATTAAATAATCAGAAACTTACTGAATCGGAAGAACTTGAAAATATTGAAGCCATTCGTGAACTAATAGAATATTATAAAGGAATATTCACAATATTAAGTTCATGTGCTTCACGCCAATTGGAAGAAGTTACATTCCGTCGAACCACGATAGCTGTAAGAGATTTGACGAATTATGCTGATCGTTATTTTCGTAAGGTAAATAAAGGAAAAGTACATGTGGATTTTCAAATAGAGTCTATTGATGCACAGATTGTAGGTGATATCAATCAACTTCGTTTTTTATTGGAAAATCTGATTGATGAAGCACTTCATGTACTTGAAGATGGACTATTGATTCTTCGTACGGTGGAAAACAATGAATATATTCGTTTTATATTCACAGATACTCGTCGTAAAAAGACAATCGAAGAACTTAATCAACTTTTCTATCCCAATTTGACTCGGATGACTTCAAGTGACAAAGGAGAGTTACGTGGGACGGAATATCTTATTTGTAAACAGATTATTCGTGATCACGATGAATTTGCTGGACGGCGAGGATGCCGTATAAATGCCGAACCGGCAGAAAATGGGGGATTTTCTGTTTATTTTACTATTCCCAAACGATGA